The following are encoded in a window of Leptodactylus fuscus isolate aLepFus1 chromosome 9, aLepFus1.hap2, whole genome shotgun sequence genomic DNA:
- the RABGGTB gene encoding geranylgeranyl transferase type-2 subunit beta, protein MGTPQKDVLIKADAPQTLLLEKHSEYIESYGAKKDDYEYCMSEYLRMSGVYWGLTVMDLMGELHRMNKEEILNFIKSCQHECGGFSASIGHDPHLLYTLSAVQILTLFDSLSEVDTDKVVEYVKSLQKEDGSFSGDKWGEIDTRFSFCAVATLALLGKLDAVHIEKAIEFVLSCMNFDGGFGCRPGSESHAGQIYCCTGFLAVTNQLHQINADLLGWWLCERQLPSGGLNGRPEKLPDVCYSWWVLASLKIIGRLHWIDREKLRLFILACQDEETGGFADRPGDMVDPFHTLFGIAGLSLLGEEGIKPVNPVFCMPEEVLRRVNVQPELLS, encoded by the exons ATG GGGACCCCACAGAAGGATGTTCTCATTAAAGCTGATGCCCCCCAAACCCTCCTGCTGGAGAAACACTCTGAGTACATTGAGTCCTATGGAGCTAAGAAAGATGACTAT GAATACTGTATGTCGGAGTACCTGCGGATGAGCGGAGTGTACTGGGGCTTGACCGTCATGGATCTGATGGGGGAGCTTCATCGTATGAACAAAGAGGAGATCCTGAACTTTATCAAGTCCTGTCAGCACGAATGTGGCGGCTTCAGCGCCAGTATCGGACACGACCCCCATCTCCTGTATACTCTGAGCGCCGTGCAG ATCCTGACACTTTTTGACAGCCTTTCTGAAGTAGACACAGATAAAGTCGTGGAGTATGTGAAGTCCCTGCAGAAAGAAGACGGATCGTTTTCTGGAGACAAATGGG GGGAAATTGACACCCGGTTCTCCTTCTGTGCTGTTGCAACGCTTGCACTTTTG GGGAAGCTCGATGCCGTTCACATAGAGAAAGCTATAGAGTTCGTCTTATCCTGTATGAACTTTGATGGCGGTTTTGGCTGCAGACCGGGCTCGGAGTCTCACGCTGGACAG ATCTATTGTTGCACAGGATTTCTGGCTGTCACAAACCAACTGCACCAAATCAACGCAGATTTACTAGGCTGGTGGCTTTGTGAGCGGCAGCTGCCGTCGGGGGGACTCAACGGACGCCCAGAAAAG CTCCCGGACGTCTGCTATTCATGGTGGGTTTTGGCTTCTCTAAAAATAATTGGCAGACTGCACTGGATAGACCGAGAGAAGCTGCGGCTGTTTATTCTGGCCTGCCAGGATGAGGAGACCGGGGGCTTTGCAGACCGGCCCGGAGATATG GTGGATCCATTTCATACCCTGTTTGGCATTGCCGGATTGTCCCTCCTGGGAGAAGAAGGAATCAAACCAGTGAATCCAGTGTTCTGTATGCCGGAGGAGGTCCTGCGCAGGGTTAATGTGCAGCCGGAGCTGCTGAGCTGA